One region of Deinococcus aerophilus genomic DNA includes:
- a CDS encoding IS1 family transposase codes for MNGLKCPQCGGVYIVKNGHAHTGKQRYLCRVCTFQFTLNHARPPISAEQVQLVDRLLSERISHRGICRVVGVSRTWFRHHLQSLVQSVPHRIDPQEVVSSKR; via the coding sequence ATGAACGGTTTGAAGTGTCCGCAGTGCGGAGGCGTCTATATCGTCAAAAACGGCCACGCACACACAGGCAAGCAGCGTTACCTCTGCCGGGTTTGCACGTTCCAATTCACCTTGAACCATGCTCGGCCTCCAATTTCTGCTGAACAGGTGCAACTGGTGGATCGTTTGCTCTCCGAGCGCATCTCCCACCGCGGCATTTGCCGGGTGGTAGGGGTCAGCCGGACCTGGTTTCGTCATCACCTGCAATCGCTGGTTCAGAGCGTGCCACACCGCATTGATCCACAGGAGGTGGTGTCCTCAAAACGGTGA
- a CDS encoding IS1 family transposase, with protein MSIPAPAPLVLECDELCTFVMRHTHQLWIWLAMDRHTRKIVSCFMGRRDAISAFGLWEGLPTPYLDAVCHTDRLGAYKGVVFGALHRIGGTQHMERFNATLRVRLAHLVRKTLSFSRKQANLELLIWLFLHRYNASLP; from the coding sequence GTGAGCATTCCAGCACCAGCGCCGCTGGTGCTGGAATGCGATGAATTATGCACATTTGTGATGCGGCACACCCATCAGCTCTGGATCTGGCTCGCCATGGACCGACACACGCGCAAAATCGTGAGTTGCTTTATGGGACGGCGGGATGCAATCAGCGCATTTGGATTGTGGGAGGGCCTGCCCACCCCCTACCTCGATGCGGTCTGTCACACAGACCGCCTGGGGGCCTACAAAGGTGTCGTTTTTGGCGCGCTGCACCGCATCGGTGGCACCCAACATATGGAGCGATTCAATGCCACGCTCAGAGTGCGCCTGGCGCATCTGGTTCGAAAAACGCTGTCTTTCAGCCGCAAGCAAGCCAATCTGGAGCTGCTGATCTGGCTCTTTCTCCACCGCTACAACGCGTCATTACCTTGA